In Terriglobia bacterium, the sequence GCTTGTTTTTCTTCAAGACCGCGATCTCTTCAGAGGCTTTATTCCGCGTAGCTTTCAGCTGCTCCCCCTGGGTCAACAGCTCACGCCGCCGTTTGTCGACCGTTGAGAACTCTTCCAGGCTGAGAGCGATCCCGCGCTGCGCCGTTCTTTCGATTACCCGATCCGGGTGATTGCGCACAAATGAGACATCAAGCATGGTTTTCCCTTTTCGTAAGATTTTCTGCAACGAGCGGCGGAGGGCGCATCTTCTGAGCGCCTCCGTGGCGATGCGACTCTAGCGCACGGAGAAAAGATCTGTCAAACAGAAGCGATTCAGAGACTCTTTCTCATTCCATACCTCAAGATCCGGACAAGCCGGAACCAAAACCCGATATTATTATTAGGAACCCAGGAACCCGGGGAATCGGTCGTCGATGGAAAGCCCTCCGCCGCAGGATCGTCCCATTCTCTTCCGATGGAAGGTTTTAAACTTACAGTATTCCTGGCCTCCTCATGGTCATTTTTTGCCCTTGTCGGCGCGACTGCTATTGATAAGTTATTCATGGGTTTTCCGGCACCCGGAAACATGCACAAGGATCATCCGGTATCGGAGATTTCAGATATAATAGGATGTTTGATGCTTCCAGCGCTTCTTTCCTTTCAAGGCCATGGGACCATTCTTTCATAATCTGAGGTTGCGCACCAAGATCATCGCGACCGTGACGGTAGTCATGATTTCCGTGCTTGCCGTGTCGACCTACATTGGGCATTTTTTCATCCAGTTACCCGTGGAAGAGGATCAGTATCATCGGGCGGTGGAGCTGACGTTTTCAAATTCAGACCGTTTCGCCCGGCGGGGAATTTTCCGGGATCCCGCCTCCCTGGCGCAGGAGTTTCAGATCATCCAGCGGGATCATCAGGACGTCCTGGCCATTGCGGTTTACACCCACGGCCCCAGACAGGAACATTCTCTGGTCCTCGCCACCCCTCCTGTGTCTCCGCTCCTGGAGTTGGATGCGCAGCCCATGGTCCGCCAGATGTTCGAGTACGACAACCCGTTTGAGGGGGTGCAATCCATTGAAACGGGGTCCGGCAAGAGTCTCTCCTGGATTGTCAGCGCGGAGATCATCGAAGGGGGACACCCGGTCGGGTGCCTCAATCTGAAGGTCTCAAAATACGGGATCAACGTCGTCTCGCGCCAGATGATCAAGTACAACGTGGCGGTTCTGCTCCTCGCGATTCTGGCGATTGTCGCCCTGTTGAGCCTGCTCTTCTCCCGACTCGTCAATAAGCCCATTGAACGATTGCTTGAAGCGATGGAACAGGCTGAAGCGGGGGCGCTGAACACCCGCGTGGATGTTCACCGGGATGATGAGCTGGGTACGATCGCCTCCCGATTCAACCGGATGATGGACCGGGTGACCGCGCTTAACGAAGAACTCTCCACGCGCGTGGCCGAGGCCACGGAAGAGTTGCGTGAGCGAAACATTGAACTGACGCGCATCAACGAGGAGCTCTTTGAAACCCAGCGCATGCTGGCGCGCTCGGAGCGGCTGGCCATTGCGGGACAATTGGCCGCCAGCCTCGCCCATGAGATCGGCACCCCGCTCAATGCCATTTCAGGTCATGTCCAGCTGCTGACCAAGACGCTCGCCCCGGAAGACGAAGCGGCGCGAAAGCGCCTCAAGATCATTGAAACGCAGATCGACCACATCGTCCGCGTGGTAAAGGACCTCCTGGCCTCCACCCGCGACATCACGCTTTCGCAAACCCCCGCCGACTTGACCCAGTTTCTC encodes:
- a CDS encoding HAMP domain-containing protein, with the translated sequence MGPFFHNLRLRTKIIATVTVVMISVLAVSTYIGHFFIQLPVEEDQYHRAVELTFSNSDRFARRGIFRDPASLAQEFQIIQRDHQDVLAIAVYTHGPRQEHSLVLATPPVSPLLELDAQPMVRQMFEYDNPFEGVQSIETGSGKSLSWIVSAEIIEGGHPVGCLNLKVSKYGINVVSRQMIKYNVAVLLLAILAIVALLSLLFSRLVNKPIERLLEAMEQAEAGALNTRVDVHRDDELGTIASRFNRMMDRVTALNEELSTRVAEATEELRERNIELTRINEELFETQRMLARSERLAIAGQLAASLAHEIGTPLNAISGHVQLLTKTLAPEDEAARKRLKIIETQIDHIVRVVKDLLASTRDITLSQTPADLTQFLEEILLFATPTLDMKGIHVETAFDRTLPRVLFDALRLQQVFLNLINNSIDAMPNGGTLRLRTFLSRNSKGEGVAGIEYSDTGGGITKENLSRIFEPTFTTKRIGSGAGFGLAISKQIMKAHGGTISAESPEGGGARFILELPLAVAEPTYAESLEHSRR